The Hyphomonadaceae bacterium ML37 genome includes a region encoding these proteins:
- the greA gene encoding transcription elongation factor GreA, with protein sequence MQKIPMTAEGHRALDDELRHLKSVERPAVIQAISEAREHGDLSENAEYHAAKERQGWIEGRLQELEDKLARAQVIDTTKLSGETVKFGATVTVVDEDTDAEATYKIVGDDEADVKSGKISISSPIARALINKETGDVVEVTAPGGVKTYEILKVQWV encoded by the coding sequence ATGCAGAAGATCCCCATGACCGCCGAGGGCCACCGCGCCCTCGACGATGAACTCAGGCACCTCAAGTCCGTGGAGCGCCCGGCGGTGATCCAGGCGATCTCCGAAGCGCGTGAGCACGGCGATTTGTCAGAGAACGCCGAATACCATGCCGCCAAGGAGCGCCAGGGCTGGATCGAGGGCCGTCTGCAGGAGCTTGAGGACAAGCTGGCGCGCGCCCAGGTCATCGACACCACCAAGCTGTCCGGCGAGACGGTGAAGTTCGGCGCCACGGTCACCGTGGTGGACGAGGACACCGACGCCGAGGCGACCTACAAGATCGTCGGCGATGACGAGGCGGACGTGAAATCGGGCAAGATCTCCATCTCCTCGCCCATCGCGCGCGCCCTGATCAACAAGGAAACCGGCGACGTGGTGGAAGTCACCGCGCCCGGCGGCGTGAAAACGTACGAGATCCTGAAAGTGCAGTGGGTCTGA
- a CDS encoding DoxX family membrane protein yields the protein MFARAETLFDRAAAPALPAAHWVLRAGFAAVFLHKGLSKLFAMGLEPFAMMMITPNFGVEGVPALVLAGLVAFAELFAGAAILAGGLISGAAGALATRLAGLAALPVLLGAIATLHWGQWAFMATETHPMGGMEYQVFLAAIALWLALAGARLKTG from the coding sequence ATGTTCGCCAGAGCCGAAACCCTTTTCGACCGCGCGGCCGCGCCCGCCCTGCCCGCCGCCCACTGGGTGCTGCGCGCCGGATTCGCCGCCGTATTCCTGCACAAGGGGCTGAGCAAGCTGTTTGCCATGGGCCTCGAGCCGTTCGCCATGATGATGATCACGCCGAACTTCGGCGTGGAGGGCGTCCCCGCGCTCGTACTGGCGGGCCTTGTTGCGTTTGCCGAGCTCTTCGCAGGCGCTGCGATCCTGGCCGGCGGGCTCATCAGCGGCGCAGCCGGCGCGCTGGCCACGCGGCTGGCCGGTCTGGCCGCCCTGCCGGTTCTGCTGGGCGCGATTGCGACCCTTCACTGGGGTCAGTGGGCCTTCATGGCGACCGAAACCCACCCCATGGGCGGCATGGAATATCAGGTCTTCCTGGCCGCCATCGCCCTCTGGCTGGCCCTCGCCGGGGCGCGGCTGAAGACGGGCTGA
- the carB gene encoding carbamoyl-phosphate synthase large subunit: MPRRTDIQSILIIGAGPIVIGQACEFDYSGVQAVKALKEEGYRVILVNSNPATIMTDPGLADATYIEPITPEMVAKVIEKERPDALLPTMGGQTALNCALELDRRGVLELFGVEMIGARADVIDKAENRERFRNAMDSIGLESPKSRTAHTLAEAEIVLEELGLPAVIRPSFTMGGTGGGIAYNIEEFREIVASGLYNSPVTEVLIEESVVGWKEYEMEVVRDRADNCIIVCSIENIDPMGVHTGDSITVAPALTLTDKEYQRMRSASIAVLREIGVETGGSNVQFAVNPADGRMVVIEMNPRVSRSSALASKATGFPIARVAAKLAVGYTLDEIDNDITGGATPASFEPTIDYVVTKIPRFAFEKYPGAKANLTTSMKSVGEAMAIGRCFQESVQKALRSLETGLSGFDEIEIPGLDIAEDDSARRQAVLAALSLPTPDRLRVIAQAFREGLSVDAIYAACAYEPWFLRQIEEIVAAEEDVRMLGLPGDADGMRRLKAMGFADARLATITGASEADVTAARRALGVRPVYKRVDTCAAEFAAVTPYMYSTYETGGACESEPTGRKKAIILGGGPNRIGQGIEFDYCCCHAAFAFADMDIESIMVNCNPETVSTDYDTADRLYFEPLTAEDVIELIETERAKGELLGVVVQYGGQTPLKLSADLEAAGIPILGTSPDAIDLAEDRERFKALLDELGLKQPPNVIARSVEEATVAARTLGFPLVLRPSHVLGGRGMEIVREQESFERYIREAVHVSGKSPLLLDRYLSDASEVDVDAVCDGESVWVAGIMEHIEEAGVHSGDSACVLPPYSLSAGTVAELRRETEALARAIKVKGLMNVQFAVKDGEIFLLEVNPRASRTVPFVAKAIGAPVARIAAQVMAGRMLSSFELPKGDPAHVSVKEAVMPFARFPGVDPVLGPEMRSTGEVMGIDARFEAAFAKAQLGAGVNLPRTGAVFISLKDSDKAAMIEPCRTLTGLGFEVLATGGTAQVLEEAGVAVRRVNKVFEGRPHIVDAIKNGEVQLVFNTTEGQRSLIDSYSIRRTALDMRVPCYTTASAARAAIKSIAVIDAGQLEPRSLQSYSSKSH, from the coding sequence ATGCCCAGACGCACTGACATCCAGTCCATCCTGATCATCGGCGCCGGTCCCATCGTGATCGGCCAGGCCTGCGAGTTCGACTATTCGGGCGTGCAGGCGGTCAAGGCGCTGAAAGAAGAGGGCTACCGGGTGATTCTGGTGAACTCCAACCCGGCCACGATCATGACTGACCCGGGACTGGCGGACGCCACCTATATCGAACCGATTACGCCTGAAATGGTCGCCAAGGTGATCGAGAAGGAGCGCCCGGACGCGCTGCTTCCCACCATGGGCGGGCAGACGGCGCTCAATTGCGCGCTGGAGCTGGACCGGCGCGGCGTGCTGGAGCTGTTCGGGGTGGAGATGATCGGTGCGCGCGCCGACGTCATCGACAAGGCGGAAAACCGCGAGCGCTTCCGCAACGCCATGGATTCCATCGGGCTGGAAAGCCCCAAATCACGCACCGCCCACACCCTGGCCGAAGCGGAAATCGTGCTGGAGGAGCTGGGCCTGCCGGCGGTGATCCGCCCCTCCTTCACCATGGGCGGCACGGGGGGCGGCATCGCTTATAATATCGAGGAATTCCGCGAGATCGTCGCCTCGGGCCTGTATAATTCCCCGGTCACCGAAGTGCTGATCGAAGAAAGCGTGGTCGGCTGGAAGGAATACGAGATGGAGGTGGTCCGCGACCGTGCGGACAATTGCATCATCGTGTGCTCCATCGAGAATATCGATCCCATGGGCGTCCATACGGGCGATTCCATCACCGTGGCGCCCGCGCTCACCCTCACAGACAAGGAATACCAGCGCATGCGCTCGGCCTCGATCGCGGTCTTGCGCGAGATCGGGGTGGAGACCGGCGGCTCCAACGTGCAGTTCGCGGTCAATCCCGCCGACGGCCGCATGGTGGTCATCGAGATGAACCCGCGCGTGTCGCGCTCCTCGGCGCTGGCGTCCAAAGCCACCGGCTTTCCCATCGCCCGCGTCGCCGCCAAGCTGGCGGTGGGCTATACGCTGGACGAGATCGACAATGACATCACCGGCGGCGCGACGCCTGCGAGTTTTGAGCCGACCATCGATTATGTCGTCACCAAAATCCCGCGTTTCGCCTTTGAGAAATATCCCGGCGCCAAGGCCAATCTGACCACCTCCATGAAATCGGTGGGCGAAGCCATGGCCATTGGCCGCTGCTTCCAGGAAAGCGTCCAGAAGGCGCTGCGCAGCCTGGAGACCGGCCTGTCAGGCTTTGACGAGATCGAGATCCCCGGTCTGGACATCGCCGAGGACGATTCCGCGCGCCGCCAGGCGGTGCTGGCCGCCCTGTCGCTGCCCACCCCGGACCGCTTGCGCGTCATCGCCCAGGCCTTCCGCGAGGGGCTGAGCGTGGACGCCATTTACGCCGCCTGCGCCTATGAGCCCTGGTTCCTGCGCCAGATCGAGGAGATCGTGGCCGCGGAAGAGGATGTGCGCATGCTCGGCCTGCCCGGCGACGCGGACGGCATGCGCCGCCTCAAGGCCATGGGTTTCGCCGATGCGCGACTGGCCACGATTACCGGCGCGAGCGAGGCCGACGTGACAGCGGCGCGCCGCGCGCTGGGCGTGCGCCCGGTCTACAAGCGGGTGGACACCTGCGCGGCAGAGTTCGCGGCGGTGACACCGTACATGTACTCCACCTACGAGACGGGCGGGGCCTGCGAGAGCGAGCCCACAGGCCGCAAGAAGGCGATCATCCTGGGCGGCGGGCCGAACCGGATCGGCCAGGGCATCGAGTTTGACTATTGCTGCTGCCACGCGGCGTTTGCCTTCGCCGACATGGACATTGAGTCCATCATGGTGAACTGCAATCCCGAGACCGTCTCCACCGACTATGACACCGCCGACCGGCTGTATTTCGAGCCGCTGACCGCCGAAGATGTGATCGAGCTCATCGAGACCGAGCGCGCCAAGGGCGAGCTGCTGGGGGTGGTGGTGCAGTATGGCGGCCAGACGCCGCTGAAACTCTCCGCAGACCTTGAAGCCGCCGGCATTCCGATCCTGGGCACCAGCCCGGACGCCATCGATCTGGCCGAGGACCGTGAGCGCTTCAAGGCGCTGCTGGACGAGCTGGGCCTGAAGCAGCCGCCCAACGTCATCGCCCGCTCGGTGGAAGAGGCGACCGTCGCGGCGCGCACGCTGGGCTTCCCGCTGGTGCTGCGCCCCTCCCACGTGCTGGGCGGGCGCGGCATGGAGATCGTGCGAGAGCAGGAAAGCTTCGAGCGCTATATCCGCGAGGCGGTGCATGTGTCGGGCAAATCGCCCCTCCTGCTGGACCGCTACCTCTCCGACGCGTCGGAAGTGGATGTGGATGCGGTGTGTGACGGCGAGAGCGTCTGGGTCGCCGGGATCATGGAGCATATCGAGGAGGCCGGGGTGCATTCGGGCGATAGCGCTTGCGTCTTGCCGCCCTATTCACTCTCGGCCGGGACCGTCGCCGAGCTGCGCCGCGAGACCGAGGCGCTGGCCCGCGCCATCAAGGTGAAGGGCCTGATGAATGTGCAGTTCGCGGTCAAGGACGGCGAGATTTTCCTCCTGGAGGTCAACCCGCGCGCCAGCCGCACCGTGCCCTTCGTGGCCAAGGCCATCGGCGCCCCCGTGGCGCGCATCGCCGCCCAGGTCATGGCCGGGCGCATGCTGAGCAGCTTCGAACTGCCCAAGGGCGATCCGGCCCATGTGTCGGTGAAAGAGGCCGTGATGCCGTTTGCGCGCTTCCCCGGCGTCGATCCGGTGCTGGGCCCGGAAATGCGCTCCACCGGCGAGGTGATGGGCATTGATGCGCGCTTCGAGGCCGCCTTCGCCAAGGCCCAGCTGGGCGCAGGCGTGAACCTGCCGCGCACGGGCGCGGTGTTCATATCACTCAAGGACTCCGACAAGGCGGCCATGATCGAACCGTGCCGCACCCTCACCGGGCTCGGCTTTGAAGTGCTGGCCACCGGCGGCACCGCGCAGGTGCTGGAAGAGGCCGGGGTGGCGGTGCGCCGGGTCAACAAGGTGTTTGAGGGCCGCCCTCACATTGTGGACGCCATCAAGAATGGCGAGGTCCAGCTGGTGTTCAACACAACCGAGGGCCAGCGCTCCCTGATCGACAGCTATTCCATCCGCCGCACAGCGCTGGACATGCGCGTGCCGTGCTACACCACCGCCTCGGCGGCGCGCGCCGCGATCAAGTCAATTGCGGTGATTGATGCCGGCCAGCTTGAACCGCGCTCGCTCCAATCCTATTCTAGTAAATCGCACTGA
- a CDS encoding ATP-binding cassette domain-containing protein: MTRSAPASASGLAAPDDRPAAIDLNGVRFAYGRRAPAVIDIERFTVGAGERVFLKGASGSGKSTLLGLIAGILDAREGSVHMLGEDLSAMSAARRDRFRADRLGVIFQMFNLLPWLPAGANITLPGRFSDQRRPDGAAALEAEGRRLLARLGLDPDIIWNRPARALSVGQQQRVAAARALIGRPGLILADEPTSALDADSRDAFITLLMEECAASGAALVFVSHDGSLAGHFDRAEDLASLNRAQLAEAAS; the protein is encoded by the coding sequence ATGACCCGATCCGCCCCCGCGTCCGCGTCCGGCCTTGCCGCACCGGACGACCGACCTGCCGCCATTGACCTGAACGGCGTGCGCTTCGCCTACGGGCGGCGCGCCCCGGCCGTCATCGATATTGAGCGGTTTACCGTCGGCGCCGGCGAGCGCGTGTTTCTCAAAGGCGCCAGCGGATCGGGCAAATCCACCCTGCTGGGCCTGATCGCCGGGATACTCGATGCCCGCGAGGGCTCAGTGCATATGCTGGGCGAGGATTTGTCCGCCATGAGCGCGGCGCGCCGCGACCGCTTCCGCGCCGACCGGCTGGGCGTCATTTTCCAGATGTTCAACCTCCTGCCCTGGCTGCCCGCCGGGGCGAATATCACCTTGCCCGGCCGCTTCTCTGATCAGCGCCGCCCGGACGGGGCGGCCGCGCTGGAGGCGGAGGGCCGCCGCCTGCTCGCCCGGCTGGGCCTTGACCCGGACATTATATGGAACCGCCCCGCACGCGCCTTGTCGGTGGGTCAGCAGCAGCGTGTCGCCGCCGCGCGCGCCCTGATCGGCCGGCCCGGCCTGATCCTCGCCGACGAGCCCACCAGCGCGCTGGACGCGGACAGCCGCGACGCCTTCATCACGCTTCTGATGGAGGAATGCGCGGCGTCTGGCGCGGCTTTGGTGTTTGTCAGTCATGACGGATCGCTGGCGGGCCATTTTGACCGCGCCGAGGACCTCGCCTCTCTTAATCGCGCGCAGCTCGCCGAGGCGGCGTCATGA
- a CDS encoding peptide ABC transporter substrate-binding protein — protein sequence MASSLALAGAAACGKSGDPSDLLRVAIDSEADSLDPLKGQFASAALLYKQLHAPLTEYSPSGGLAPGLAASWRSEDARSWTFRLTPGLTWSDGAPITSDDVVWTAQRAVDPRTGFADLGDFFAVRGAREALLGQIAPEDIGVSAPDEHTVVFELDRPVSLFPVLMREFYPLPRHAVEARPDDWTRPTHWVSAGPYLLADQGAMSYRLEKNPRFAGAEGVRINSIRVDVIDDGSARARRFRAGDYDLVDRPPGDQLGLLRERVGDRLRSFPAPILTYIKVNCASARLRDVRVRQALSLAIDRAYLNTHFFHGLSVPADRIIPDAEAAAAGPQLDAARARLGDAGYGPGNPLRLTLRASAGDRDRVALAIIDDWRRAGVQAELLATYPLDLYAAVDGGDYDLALARFDRGLKSDPDFMLQPFAREGFADNTNWDGGRRPAFDALMREARGELDRARRAQLHREAEAELLADMPNIPLLHERAWWLVSPRVRARDDIPPHLWRDLRLG from the coding sequence ATGGCCTCATCCCTGGCGCTGGCGGGCGCCGCGGCCTGCGGCAAGAGCGGCGATCCGTCGGACCTGCTGCGCGTGGCCATCGATTCCGAAGCTGACAGCCTCGATCCCCTCAAAGGCCAGTTCGCCTCTGCCGCGCTACTCTACAAGCAGTTGCACGCGCCCCTGACCGAGTACTCGCCCTCGGGCGGCCTCGCGCCGGGCCTGGCAGCGTCCTGGCGCAGCGAGGATGCGCGCAGCTGGACCTTCCGCCTCACGCCGGGCCTCACCTGGTCCGATGGCGCGCCGATCACGTCGGACGATGTGGTCTGGACCGCGCAGCGCGCGGTGGACCCGCGCACGGGGTTTGCCGATCTGGGCGATTTCTTTGCGGTGCGCGGCGCGCGCGAGGCGCTGCTGGGCCAGATCGCGCCGGAGGACATTGGCGTCAGCGCGCCTGATGAGCATACGGTGGTCTTCGAGCTGGACCGCCCGGTCAGCCTGTTCCCGGTGCTGATGCGCGAGTTCTATCCCCTGCCCCGACACGCCGTGGAGGCGCGGCCCGATGACTGGACCCGCCCCACCCATTGGGTCAGCGCCGGGCCGTACCTGCTGGCCGATCAGGGCGCCATGAGCTACCGGCTGGAAAAGAACCCGCGCTTCGCCGGCGCGGAAGGCGTGCGCATCAATAGCATTCGTGTTGACGTGATTGATGACGGGTCGGCGCGGGCGCGCCGTTTCCGCGCGGGCGATTATGATCTGGTGGACCGTCCGCCGGGCGATCAGCTGGGCCTGCTGCGCGAGCGCGTCGGTGACCGGCTGCGCAGCTTTCCCGCCCCGATCCTCACCTATATCAAGGTCAATTGCGCCAGCGCGCGCCTGCGCGATGTCCGCGTGCGCCAGGCGCTGAGCCTGGCCATCGACCGGGCCTATCTCAACACGCATTTTTTCCACGGCCTGTCCGTGCCCGCAGACCGCATCATTCCGGATGCCGAGGCCGCAGCCGCCGGACCGCAGCTGGACGCCGCGCGCGCGCGTCTGGGTGATGCGGGGTATGGCCCGGGCAATCCGCTGCGCCTGACCTTGCGCGCGAGCGCCGGGGATCGCGACCGGGTGGCGCTGGCGATCATTGATGACTGGCGCCGGGCCGGGGTGCAGGCCGAGCTGCTGGCGACCTATCCGCTGGACCTCTACGCGGCGGTGGATGGCGGCGATTATGATCTGGCGCTGGCGCGCTTTGACCGCGGGCTGAAATCGGATCCCGACTTCATGCTCCAGCCCTTCGCCCGCGAGGGCTTCGCCGATAACACCAACTGGGATGGCGGGCGCCGTCCCGCCTTTGACGCGCTCATGCGCGAAGCGCGCGGCGAGCTGGACCGCGCCCGCCGGGCGCAGCTGCACCGCGAGGCCGAGGCGGAGTTGCTCGCTGATATGCCCAATATCCCCCTCCTGCACGAACGGGCCTGGTGGCTGGTCTCGCCGCGCGTACGCGCCCGCGACGACATCCCGCCCCATCTGTGGCGCGATTTGCGGTTGGGGTAG
- the trxB gene encoding thioredoxin-disulfide reductase yields MSQTRHAKLVIIGSGAAGYTAAIYAARAMLEPLLITGMQPGGQLTITTDVENYPGFADVIQGPWLMDQMRAQAEHVGTQFAQDLIMEADLSARPFRLVGDSGTVYTADAVIIATGASAKWLGLPSEEAFQGFGVSACATCDGFFYRGKQVVVVGGGNTAVEEALFLTNFASKVTLVHRRDSLRAEKIMQDRLFNHPKIEVIWDSELDEILGTAEPVRGVTAVRLKHAKTGATQDIPADGVFIAIGHAPATGLFAGQLETKSGGYLVTAPDSTATSIPGVFAAGDVTDDKYRQAVTAAGMGCMAALEAERFLAALAHDAAADAA; encoded by the coding sequence ATGAGCCAGACCCGTCACGCCAAGCTTGTCATCATCGGATCGGGCGCGGCTGGCTATACCGCCGCCATCTATGCCGCGCGCGCCATGCTGGAGCCGCTCTTGATCACCGGCATGCAGCCGGGCGGCCAGCTGACCATCACCACTGATGTAGAGAATTATCCCGGCTTCGCCGACGTCATCCAGGGCCCCTGGCTGATGGACCAGATGCGCGCCCAGGCCGAGCATGTGGGCACCCAGTTTGCGCAGGATCTGATCATGGAGGCCGATCTGTCGGCCCGCCCGTTCCGTCTGGTGGGTGATTCCGGCACGGTCTACACCGCCGACGCGGTGATCATCGCCACCGGCGCCAGCGCCAAATGGCTGGGCCTGCCCAGTGAAGAAGCGTTTCAGGGCTTTGGCGTGTCGGCCTGCGCCACCTGCGACGGGTTTTTCTACCGGGGCAAGCAGGTCGTGGTGGTCGGCGGCGGCAATACCGCCGTGGAAGAGGCGCTGTTCCTGACCAATTTTGCCTCCAAGGTCACGCTGGTGCACCGGCGCGATTCCTTGCGCGCGGAAAAGATCATGCAGGACCGGCTGTTCAACCATCCCAAGATCGAGGTGATCTGGGACAGCGAGCTGGATGAAATCCTCGGGACCGCCGAGCCGGTGCGCGGGGTGACGGCCGTTCGCCTCAAGCACGCCAAGACCGGCGCGACGCAGGACATCCCCGCCGACGGCGTGTTCATCGCCATCGGTCACGCGCCCGCCACCGGGCTGTTCGCCGGCCAGCTGGAGACCAAATCGGGCGGCTATCTGGTGACCGCGCCGGATTCCACCGCCACCTCAATCCCCGGCGTGTTCGCGGCAGGCGATGTCACCGATGACAAATACCGCCAGGCGGTGACGGCGGCGGGGATGGGCTGTATGGCGGCGCTGGAAGCCGAGCGTTTCCTGGCCGCACTGGCCCATGACGCGGCGGCGGACGCGGCCTGA
- a CDS encoding mitochondrial fission ELM1 family protein — protein sequence MSNARICWAVSDGRAGMANQVLGLAQALARLTPLAITPVTLARTGPLAVEDGPAPDIWIGCGRAAVRAAPAVRAAHPDALMVYIQDPRAHYGVFDLILPPHHDRLAGPNVLPLIGSPNRVTPELLEAERIAFADRLAQIRAPRAAVLIGGESKHHRFSEGACAYLLDRIEALRARRIGLLITLSRRTPDAFAALIRERYGQQPDIWLHQGDGPNPYFAFLAGADWIFVTEDSTNMLTEAAATGTPVYRLGVDGRPGKFRRLYAALEGHGAVRPFLGALERWTYVPLHETERAAQRVLEMLDARCDMRAA from the coding sequence ATGAGCAACGCACGCATTTGCTGGGCTGTGTCGGATGGCCGGGCCGGGATGGCCAATCAGGTGCTGGGCCTGGCGCAGGCGTTGGCGCGCTTGACGCCGCTGGCGATCACGCCGGTCACTCTGGCGCGCACCGGGCCGCTGGCGGTGGAGGATGGCCCGGCGCCGGATATCTGGATCGGGTGCGGGCGCGCCGCCGTGCGCGCGGCGCCGGCGGTCCGGGCGGCGCACCCGGACGCCCTGATGGTCTATATCCAGGATCCGCGCGCCCATTACGGCGTGTTCGATCTGATCCTGCCGCCGCATCATGACCGGCTCGCTGGCCCGAACGTGCTGCCCCTCATCGGCTCGCCCAACCGGGTGACGCCGGAGCTTCTGGAGGCCGAGCGGATCGCCTTCGCGGACCGGCTGGCCCAGATCCGCGCCCCCCGTGCGGCGGTGCTGATCGGCGGGGAGTCCAAGCATCACCGGTTTTCTGAAGGCGCCTGCGCGTATCTGCTCGACCGGATCGAGGCGCTGCGCGCCCGCCGCATCGGCCTTCTGATCACCCTGTCGCGGCGCACGCCGGACGCATTCGCGGCCCTGATCCGGGAGCGCTATGGCCAGCAGCCTGATATCTGGCTGCACCAGGGCGACGGGCCAAACCCGTATTTCGCCTTTCTGGCGGGTGCGGACTGGATTTTCGTCACGGAAGACTCCACCAACATGCTCACCGAGGCGGCCGCCACGGGAACGCCGGTCTACCGGCTGGGCGTGGACGGGCGCCCGGGCAAGTTCCGCCGGCTCTACGCCGCGCTGGAAGGCCATGGCGCGGTGCGTCCTTTCCTGGGCGCGCTGGAGCGCTGGACCTATGTCCCGCTTCACGAAACCGAGAGAGCAGCGCAGCGCGTGCTTGAAATGCTGGACGCGCGCTGCGACATGAGAGCCGCCTGA
- a CDS encoding FkbM family methyltransferase, producing MTAQAGPPLTLEERLKRALVPPRLELRRIVARERRKGEYGLRLLPELVDPDRLAIDIGANRGIWAHEMALLCPAVWAFEPNPKLYDFLHRAAGPRVTCHAIALSDAEGQAELMIPGSGKRYSNQGASLNPDKIAGAAHMRVTVPTAPLDALDPPPVGFMKIDVEGHERAVLEGARCVIARDRPVMIIEIEERHTGTDLDSALDFVESLGYITQAIRDRSVIDRASLDVARDHRGRAGEAGYVNNFIFRPAP from the coding sequence GTGACCGCCCAGGCGGGCCCGCCGCTGACGCTGGAGGAGCGGCTCAAGCGCGCCCTCGTGCCCCCGCGTCTGGAGCTCCGACGCATCGTTGCGCGCGAGCGGCGCAAGGGCGAGTACGGCCTGCGGCTCTTGCCTGAACTCGTCGATCCGGACCGCCTCGCCATAGACATCGGCGCCAATCGCGGCATCTGGGCCCATGAGATGGCCTTGCTCTGCCCGGCGGTGTGGGCGTTCGAGCCGAACCCGAAGCTCTATGATTTCCTGCACCGCGCCGCGGGTCCGCGCGTGACCTGCCACGCCATCGCCCTGTCGGACGCTGAAGGGCAGGCCGAGCTGATGATCCCCGGCTCGGGCAAGCGCTATTCCAACCAGGGCGCCTCCCTGAACCCGGACAAGATCGCCGGCGCGGCGCATATGCGCGTGACAGTGCCCACAGCCCCGCTGGACGCCCTCGACCCGCCACCCGTGGGGTTCATGAAGATCGATGTGGAAGGCCATGAGCGGGCCGTTCTGGAGGGCGCGCGCTGCGTGATCGCCCGCGACCGGCCGGTGATGATCATCGAGATCGAGGAGCGCCATACCGGAACCGATCTCGACTCGGCCCTCGATTTTGTCGAGTCGCTTGGCTACATCACGCAGGCGATCCGCGACCGGTCAGTGATTGACCGTGCATCGCTGGACGTCGCCCGCGACCATCGCGGACGGGCGGGAGAGGCAGGCTATGTCAATAATTTCATCTTCCGGCCGGCGCCCTGA
- a CDS encoding DUF547 domain-containing protein, which produces MSVSIKTCRRLAGALMAGCALATAPAAFAQPSGEFARFAVSDEASRTVIDYTVWTELLNGIVFDVGHSNRRPATGRVQVTGSLLSPETTSRYRYETNRVVYHLMEDDHRALISAYRAELEALPSQVALSSLSPNEQLAYWLNLHNVVVIDEIARRYPVTRLNNQRINGQPFHEAKIITVEGVSLSLNDIRLRIVGERWSDPLVMYGFFSGAIGGPTVRNEAFSGERVWTQLRLNGREFVNGLRGIDTNRRNTMISPLYAEHRNLFPNWPMDLYGHLAGLADSASDDLEPFDGEPAYVNYDWSIADLTNGRIGCTSGADASPVTISAGDTSTSNAIDCRVLPAQARTLVDVVVTRRLEFIRQGRLGQVTVRDIPTNPDARDEDEDGDSR; this is translated from the coding sequence ATGTCAGTTTCAATCAAAACCTGCCGCCGCCTGGCTGGCGCCCTCATGGCGGGCTGCGCGCTCGCCACGGCTCCGGCCGCCTTCGCTCAGCCTTCGGGCGAATTTGCGCGCTTCGCCGTCTCTGACGAGGCCAGCCGCACCGTGATTGACTACACGGTGTGGACCGAGCTGCTCAACGGGATTGTGTTCGATGTCGGCCACTCCAACCGGCGCCCGGCCACGGGCCGCGTCCAGGTGACCGGCTCGCTCCTGTCGCCGGAGACGACCAGCCGCTACCGCTACGAAACCAACCGGGTGGTCTATCACCTGATGGAGGATGACCACCGCGCGCTGATCTCGGCCTACCGCGCCGAGCTGGAGGCCCTGCCCTCCCAGGTCGCCCTGTCCTCGCTGAGCCCCAACGAGCAGCTGGCTTACTGGCTGAACCTGCACAATGTGGTGGTGATTGACGAGATCGCCCGGCGCTATCCGGTCACCCGGCTGAACAATCAGCGCATTAATGGCCAGCCCTTCCACGAGGCGAAAATCATCACGGTCGAGGGCGTCAGCCTGAGCCTGAACGATATCCGCCTGCGCATCGTGGGCGAGCGCTGGAGCGACCCGCTGGTGATGTACGGCTTCTTCTCGGGCGCCATTGGCGGTCCGACCGTGCGCAACGAGGCGTTCTCGGGCGAACGCGTCTGGACCCAGCTGCGTCTGAACGGCCGCGAGTTCGTCAATGGCCTGCGCGGCATCGACACCAATCGGCGCAACACCATGATTTCGCCGCTCTATGCCGAGCATCGTAATCTGTTTCCCAACTGGCCGATGGATCTCTACGGCCACCTGGCCGGTCTTGCCGATTCGGCGTCAGACGATCTTGAGCCGTTCGACGGCGAACCGGCCTATGTGAACTATGACTGGTCCATCGCGGACCTGACCAATGGGCGCATCGGCTGCACCAGCGGCGCGGACGCCAGCCCGGTGACCATCAGCGCGGGCGACACCTCCACCTCAAACGCCATCGACTGCCGCGTCCTCCCCGCACAGGCCCGCACGCTCGTTGACGTTGTGGTCACCCGCCGCCTGGAGTTCATCCGCCAGGGCCGTCTGGGCCAGGTCACGGTGCGTGACATCCCGACCAACCCCGATGCCAGGGACGAGGATGAGGACGGCGATTCGCGCTAG